The region GAACGAGGGCGTGACGTGCCACCCGACCAACCGTTCTTCCGCAATCATCGCGGTGGACGGCTAACGCGGTTCGGCGTGCGGTACCTGCTGGCAAAATACTGTGCCCGGGCCAAAGTCGCGAGGCCCACGCTGGGCGGCAAACGCTTGCACCCGCACAGTATGAGGCACAGTACGGCGGTTCATCTGCTGCGCGCCGGTGTGGATATCACCACGATCAGTCACTGGCTCGGGCACGCCAGTGTGACCACGACCAATCGCTATGCCAGTGTCGATCTGGACATGAAGCGAAAAGCGATCGAGCAGGCACGACCGACCGATTTTGCGTCAGGCGCCGCACTCTGGCGCACGGACGCGTCGATTCTTGAGTGGCTGGAAGGACTCTGACCCCGTCAGCAGTAGCATCAGTAATGTGGAGTTGCTGCCCTCGGAATCACTCGCATCTCGTGGCGCACGGACTGTGACTCCACATTTCTGGTTTCTGACCATTAGTCGACAAATGTGGAGCTCCACATTTATCGACGAGGTCGGCTATCTCACCTATGTTGCTTGAAGAACGAGCCCTTCACCCAGCCCACCAGATTTTCGATCGCCCCTTTCTCTTGGGCCCGGTAGGGCCAGCACACTTCCACGCCGAGGCCCAGATCGAGCGCGACCCCCGCAAACGTCGGATTCCACTCCGTTACGACCCCATCGCGGCCCCACTTCAGGGCCACGGTCTTCGGGCGATCGAAGACCGCCACCAAGGGAATGCCGCCAAACGCGGCGAGATGGTCAACGAGGGTACGGACCAGGGTCTCGACGCGCTGATGCGACACGAGCGTGACCTCGGCCCAGCGCGAGTATTTCAGGCGCGACGCGAAGAAGTGCACCTTGGTTTCGGTCCCGTCCTGATACGTGACGAGGACTTCCCCAAAATCGTGCTGGGAAAACTCCCCGGCCAGTCCTTCGAACCGCACCAACGGCGTGACCGTGCGGGGCCGCAGCGTCTGGGCCAGGGCATACACCGCACTCTTCCCGCCCGTGTAGCCGGCCTGGCGCGCTCGGTGCAACAACTCCACCGACCGCAGCCCGGGGACCTCGGCCAGCGCGTCCACCAGCACCCGCCGATATGCCTCTGCCTTCGACGGACGGCCAATCTGGCGCCGCGTGCGCTCGGCCGCGTTATCCACGACCGTCACGGCGTTTTCGGCCGCGACGCGTCGCACCGTCCCCACCGACACTCCGCTGAGCGCTGCCACCTCTGCCCACGTGTGACCCGCGCGGCGGAGGACCTGAATCTCGTGTCGCTTGAGCATGTCGATCATCCTTTCCCTCGTCGGAGTCCGAATCCCCGACGATCTTCTGATCCGGCAGGGCTACCGGGAGGTGATCAGAATTTCCGGAAAGGATGTGATCAAAATTTTCGGAACCCGCACCTGTTGTCC is a window of Luteitalea sp. DNA encoding:
- a CDS encoding IS21 family transposase, which encodes MIDMLKRHEIQVLRRAGHTWAEVAALSGVSVGTVRRVAAENAVTVVDNAAERTRRQIGRPSKAEAYRRVLVDALAEVPGLRSVELLHRARQAGYTGGKSAVYALAQTLRPRTVTPLVRFEGLAGEFSQHDFGEVLVTYQDGTETKVHFFASRLKYSRWAEVTLVSHQRVETLVRTLVDHLAAFGGIPLVAVFDRPKTVALKWGRDGVVTEWNPTFAGVALDLGLGVEVCWPYRAQEKGAIENLVGWVKGSFFKQHR